Within the Pseudomonas mendocina genome, the region CAGCACCAGCAGCAGGAGCACGCCGACGAAGCCAAGCACTGTGGCCTTGCCAACGTCGCTGCGTTTCTCGGCTCGGGCCGAAAAGATGCTTGCACCCTCGATGCCGATGAACACCCAGACGGTGACCAGCATCATGTTGCGTACCTGATCCATCACGCTACCCAACTCGCTGTTGCCGTGGCCCCAGAAGTCAGCGGTGTAGACGTCGAACTTGAAGGCGATGGCGGCGATGATGATGAACAGCGCGAGCGGAACCATCTTGGCGATGGTGGTGACGGTGTTGATGAACGCCGCCTCCTTGATCCCGCGCAGCACCAAGAAGTGCAGCAGCCATAGCAGCAGCGAGGCGCAGATCACCGCCGGCAGGGTATTGCCTTCACCGAAGACCGGAAAGAAGTAACCCAGGGTGGAGAACAGCAGCACCATGTAGCTGACGTTGCCGATCCACGCGCTGATCCAGTAGCCCCAGGCCGAAGAAAAGCCCATGTAGTCACCGAAACCAGCCTTGGCGTAGGCATACACCCCACCATCGAGTTCGGGCTTGCGATTGGCCAGGGTCTGGAATACGAACGCCAGGGTCAGCATGCCGACCCCGGTGATCAACCAGCCGATCAGGGTGGCGCCGGCGCTGGCGCTGGCCGCAATGTTTTGCGGAAGAGAGAAGATACCGCCGCCGACCATCGAGCCGACTACCAGTGCGATCAACGCGGCGAGGCGGAGTTTTTGGGTCGAGTCTGACATCTCAATTACCTCCGTATCACAGGGAGACATAGGTATTGAGCGCGTTTGGCGAGCAGAACATCCTGACTTGAGTCAACAGTCAGGATTCGTCAACGCACATCCGTGTAGTAAGCGTTGTCGAGCACCTGATAAGCCTCAGGACTGCAGCTCTGGCGGGCGCGGCAAGGCGACCGTCCTGACACCATAGTCCGAACTTTTCGTTACGCAATGATGGCCAGTTGAGATGAAATCAGTATGGGGAGGGAAATGGGCGGGGCGTTTGGCCCCGCTCGAAGCACCGGCCGGGTAGGCTGGCGCAGACCCTAAGGTCACGAGGAGATGGCACGGCGCTGGGCGGGTAGCCCCTGCAGGCAGGTGCGCCGTGTGGGTACAGCATGCCGTAGAAAGCTTTCAGCCAGCTTTCCACGGCGTTGCCGCCATATGACGACTATCAGCCGATGGTCATCAGACTGGCGTTGCCGCCGGCCGCTGCGGTGTTGACGCTCAAGGCGTGCTCGATCAGCAGGCGTTCCAGCGGGATGTCGGTCTCGCCCTTGTTCAGGCCGTGTACACCGACGATGGCACCCTTGCGCTGCGCGGCTTGCTCGCTGACTGCGCGCAACTGGTCGGAGTCGCCGTGGTGCAGAATGGCGTCCAGCTCCACGTCGACGCTGTTCCAGTCGGCCACCAGTTGGATGTGCTTCTGCACTTCCTTCGGCAGCTCGCTGTACAGGGCGCGCTGGCTTTCCAGCCAGATCGCCTGGCTGCCGACTGCCAGGGTAGCAGCCAGTTGCGTCAGCAGGTCGCTGCGTTCGTCGGCCAGGTTCAGTACGTGCTCACGCGGCAGCAGGCTGTAGCTGTTGCGCTCGCCGGTCGGGCCGGTGAGGGCGTGGCTGCTGTAACTCTGCGACAGGCCGCGGTAGTGCTCGAACAGTGCGGCGACGGCCGGCTCCTGCTTGCCTGCCCACTCGGCGAAGGCGGCGCGTACATTGTCCAGCTCGGTCGGTGCTGGCAGTGCCTGCACTTCGGCCTGTTGCAGGTACTGGGCGACGGCCTCCTGCGGGCGGGTCGACAGCAGGCGATAGAGGTATAGCGGGCCGCCGGCTTTCGGGCCGGTGCCTGACAGGCCTTCACCACCGAACGGCTGCACGCCGACCACGGCGCCGACCATGTTGCGGTTGACGTACAGGTTGCCGACCTTGGCGGTGCCGACCACCTGGGCGATGGTCTCGTCGATGCGCGTGTGCACGCCGAGGGTCAGGCCGTAGCCGCTGTCGTTGATCTGCTGCAGCAGCTTGCCCAGATCGGCGCGCTGGTAGCGCACCACGTGCAGTACCGGACCGAAGATCTCGCGCTTCATTTCGTCGAAGCTGTCCAGCTCGATCAGGGTCGGCACGACGAAGGTGCCGCGCTTGATCTCGTCACCGTTGACGCGCGCCAGTTGAGTGACCTTGCGGCCTTTCTCGCGCAGCTTGGCAATATGGGTTTCGATGCCAGCCTTGGCTTCGGCGTCGATCACCGGGCCGATGTCGGTGTTCAGGCGCTCCGGGTTGCCGAGGCTGTATTCGGCCATGGCGCCCTTGAGCATGGTCAGCACGCGGTCGGCCACGTCGTCCTGCACGCACAGCACGCGCAGCGCCGAGCAGCGCTGGCCGGCGCTGTCGAAGGCGGAGGCGACCACGTCCATCACCACCTGCTCGGTCAGCGCCGAGGAATCGACGATCATGGCGTTGAGGCCGCCGGTTTCGGCGATCAGCGGAATGGTCCGGCCCTGGGCATCCAGGCGACCGGCGATGTTGCGCTGGAGGATGCCGGCCACTTCGGTGGAGCCGGTGAACATCACGCCACGCACGCGCTCGTCACCCACCAGGCGCGCACCAACGGTTTCGCCACGACCCGGCAGCAGTTGCACGGCGCCGGCCGGCACGCCGGCCTCGCGCAGGATGCGCACGGCCTGGGCGGCGATCAGCGGGGTCTGTTCGGCCGGCTTGGCCAGCACGGTGTTGCCGGCGGCCAGTGCGGCGCAGACCTGGCCGGTGAAGATTGCCAGGGGAAAGTTCCACGGGCTGATGCACACCACCGGGCCCAGCGGGCGGTGGCTGTCGTTGCCGAAGCTGCGTGCCTGAATGGCGTAGTAGCGGAGGAAGTCCACCGCCTCGCGCACTTCGGCGATGGCGTTGGCGAAGGTCTTGCCGGACTCGCGCACCAGCAGGCCCATCAGCTGTTGCAGCTCGGCTTCCATCAGGTCGGCGGCGCGTTCCAGCACGGCGGCGCGCTCGGCGGGCAGGGTGGACTGCCAGATCTGCCCACTGGCCAGGGCGCAGAGAATGGCGCTGTCGACGTCCTTGACGCTGGCTTCGCGCACATGGCCGACCAGGTCGCGATGATCGGCCGGGTTGCGCACCGGCTCCGGCTCGCCCGGATTGGCGCCATCGCAACCGAGCATCGGCTCGGCCAGGTAGCTGTGGTTGACGGTCGACAGCAGCGCCGAGGACAGCGAGCCGAGGCGGTGTTCGTTGGCCAGGTCGAGGCCGGCGGAGTTGACACGCTGCTTGCCGTACAGATCACGCGGCAGCGGGATGCGCGGGTGCGGCAGGCCGACGGTGCCTTCCTGCGCGGCCATCTGCTCGACCTGCTGCACCGGATCGAGTACGAGGTCTTTCAGCGAGATGCTGTGGTCGGCGATGCGGTTGACGAAGCTGGTGTTGGCGCCGTTTTCCAGCAGGCGACGTACCAGGTAGGCCAGCAGGGTTTCATGGCTGCCGACCGGGGCGTAGATGCGGCACGGGCGGTTCAGCTTGCCATCGGCGATCTTGCCGACCACTTGCTCGTACAGCGGCTCGCCCATGCCGTGCAGGCACTGGAACTCGTACTGGCCCGGGTAGTAGTTCTGCCCGGCCAGGTGATAGATGGCCGACAGCGAGTGGGCGTTGTGCGTGGCGAACTGCGGGTAGATGGCTTCCGGCGCGGCCAACAGTTTGCGCGCACAGGCGATGTAGGAGAGGTCGGTGTACGGCTTGCGGGTGTACACCGGGTAGCCTTCCAGGCCATTGACCTGGGCCAGCTTGATCTCGCTGTCCCAGTAGGCGCCTTTCACCAGGCGGATCATCAGGCGGTGGCGGCTGCGCTTGGCCAGGTCGATGACGTAGTCGATCACGTACGGGCAGCGCTTCTGGTAGGCCTGGATGACGAAGCCGATGCCGTTCCAGCCGGCCAGGCTCGGCGCGAAGCACAGGCGCTCGAGCAGATCCAGCGACAGCTCCAGGCGGTCGGCTTCCTCGGCGTCGATGTTGATGCCGATGTCGTACTGCTTGGCCAGTTGGGTCAGACCCAGCAGGGTCGGGTACAGCTCGTCCATTACGCGCTCGTACTGGGCGCGGCTGTAGCGGGGGTGCAGGGCGGACAGCTTGATCGAGATGCCCGGGCCTTCGTAGATGCCGCGACCGTGCGAGGCCTTGCCGATGGCGTGGATGGCCTGCTCGTAGGAGGCCAGGTAACGCTTGGCGTCTTCTTCGGTCAGCGCGGCTTCACCGAGCATGTCGTAGGAATAGCGGAAGCCTTTGGCCTCCAGGTTGGATGCATTGGCCAGGGCTTCGGCGATGGTTTCGCCGGTGACGAACTGTTCGCCCATCAGGCGCATGGCCATGTCCACACCCTTGCGGATGACCGGCTCGCCGCTCTTGCCGATGATGCGGTTGAGCGCCGAGGTCATGCCGGCTTCGGTGTGGGTCGACACCAGCTTGCCGGTGATCAGCAAGCCCCAGCTGGCCGCGTTGACGAACATCGACGGGCTCTGGCCGAGGT harbors:
- the arcD gene encoding arginine-ornithine antiporter, whose protein sequence is MSDSTQKLRLAALIALVVGSMVGGGIFSLPQNIAASASAGATLIGWLITGVGMLTLAFVFQTLANRKPELDGGVYAYAKAGFGDYMGFSSAWGYWISAWIGNVSYMVLLFSTLGYFFPVFGEGNTLPAVICASLLLWLLHFLVLRGIKEAAFINTVTTIAKMVPLALFIIIAAIAFKFDVYTADFWGHGNSELGSVMDQVRNMMLVTVWVFIGIEGASIFSARAEKRSDVGKATVLGFVGVLLLLVLVNVLSQGILAQAELAGLKNPSMAGVLEHVVGPWGAQLISIGLIVSLAGALLSWTLLCAEILFASARDHTMPEFLRKENANHVPANALWLSNGLIQLFLIITLFNASTYLSLLYLATSMILVPYFWSSAYAVLLAVRGETYEKAAGERNKDLLIALISTLYAVWLVYAAGIQYLLLSALLYAPGAILFAKAKRELGQPVFTGLEKLIFAAVLIGAAIAAYGLYDGFLSL
- the putA gene encoding trifunctional transcriptional regulator/proline dehydrogenase/L-glutamate gamma-semialdehyde dehydrogenase; this encodes MATTTLGVKLDDATRERLKKAAAQIDRTPHWMIKQAIFNYLEQVESGLTPAEHAGLAAAAGEEALESLTEQGLQVFLDFAESILPQSVLRAAITSAYRRPETEVVPMLLEQARLNPEQAEASQKLALGIAEKLRNQKNASGRQGLVQGLLQEFSLSSQEGVALMCLAEALLRIPDKATRDALIRDKIANGNWSQHLGQSPSMFVNAASWGLLITGKLVSTHTEAGMTSALNRIIGKSGEPVIRKGVDMAMRLMGEQFVTGETIAEALANASNLEAKGFRYSYDMLGEAALTEEDAKRYLASYEQAIHAIGKASHGRGIYEGPGISIKLSALHPRYSRAQYERVMDELYPTLLGLTQLAKQYDIGINIDAEEADRLELSLDLLERLCFAPSLAGWNGIGFVIQAYQKRCPYVIDYVIDLAKRSRHRLMIRLVKGAYWDSEIKLAQVNGLEGYPVYTRKPYTDLSYIACARKLLAAPEAIYPQFATHNAHSLSAIYHLAGQNYYPGQYEFQCLHGMGEPLYEQVVGKIADGKLNRPCRIYAPVGSHETLLAYLVRRLLENGANTSFVNRIADHSISLKDLVLDPVQQVEQMAAQEGTVGLPHPRIPLPRDLYGKQRVNSAGLDLANEHRLGSLSSALLSTVNHSYLAEPMLGCDGANPGEPEPVRNPADHRDLVGHVREASVKDVDSAILCALASGQIWQSTLPAERAAVLERAADLMEAELQQLMGLLVRESGKTFANAIAEVREAVDFLRYYAIQARSFGNDSHRPLGPVVCISPWNFPLAIFTGQVCAALAAGNTVLAKPAEQTPLIAAQAVRILREAGVPAGAVQLLPGRGETVGARLVGDERVRGVMFTGSTEVAGILQRNIAGRLDAQGRTIPLIAETGGLNAMIVDSSALTEQVVMDVVASAFDSAGQRCSALRVLCVQDDVADRVLTMLKGAMAEYSLGNPERLNTDIGPVIDAEAKAGIETHIAKLREKGRKVTQLARVNGDEIKRGTFVVPTLIELDSFDEMKREIFGPVLHVVRYQRADLGKLLQQINDSGYGLTLGVHTRIDETIAQVVGTAKVGNLYVNRNMVGAVVGVQPFGGEGLSGTGPKAGGPLYLYRLLSTRPQEAVAQYLQQAEVQALPAPTELDNVRAAFAEWAGKQEPAVAALFEHYRGLSQSYSSHALTGPTGERNSYSLLPREHVLNLADERSDLLTQLAATLAVGSQAIWLESQRALYSELPKEVQKHIQLVADWNSVDVELDAILHHGDSDQLRAVSEQAAQRKGAIVGVHGLNKGETDIPLERLLIEHALSVNTAAAGGNASLMTIG